The proteins below are encoded in one region of Ostrea edulis chromosome 3, xbOstEdul1.1, whole genome shotgun sequence:
- the LOC125674617 gene encoding cytochrome P450 3A12-like isoform X3, giving the protein MFIRTYLLHRPILLILDPEIGRDILIKNFFSIPNRPQTIKRHNDLDHALTRLTGDKWRFMRNTISPIFSSGKMRKISPVLAESCARLLKNVEIETNHGRPIEFKQMFGNFTLDAIAAIGFGIDLNAYGEENNEFILNTKAIISNFVGFGAKLNAFMPPLYNLLHTLRVDIDRQSKGTMFFRGLMEEVTNLRGDHRDSVDILQLLLNAHRDTEVSDTEQFLEYEDSKEHCKKRGLSKAEVNSNSIMFMIVGYETTATTLTFAAYCLATNPKCQEELIMEIDKTIGQATPDYDNIQKMEYLDCIIKETLRLYPPVPRTMRETQQVMDIAGYTIPPNTPISIPIYAFHRSPKYWEEPEVFNPDRFLEKNKSKLTPGTFLPFGLGPRSCVAMRLAYMEAKCAMIRVLQKYKFIPCEQTEIPVELDCRFFLKPKNGIVLKLEKRETQTYQ; this is encoded by the exons ATGTTTATACG GACCTACCTTCTTCATAGACCCATTCTTCTTATTTTGGACCCTGAGATAGGACGTGACATCTTAATCAAGAATTTCTTCAGCATACCGAACAGACCA CAAACGATAAAACGCCATAACGACCTTGATCACGCTCTGACCAGACTGACAGGAGACAAGTGGCGCTTCATGAGGAACACAATTTCTCCAATATTTTCGTCCGGAAAAATGCGAAAG ATTTCACCTGTACTTGCCGAGTCGTGTGCTAGACTGCTCAAGAATGTTGAAATCGAAACGAATCATGGGCGTCCAATTGAATTCAAACA aatgTTTGGAAATTTTACGTTAGACGCGATTGCTGCAATAGGATTTGGAATCGATCTGAATGCTTATGGAGAAGAAAATAACGAatttatattaaacacaaaaGCAATTATCAGTAACTTTGTAGGCTTTGGAGCAAAACTTAATG CATTCATGCCGCCCCTGTACAACCTTCTACACACATTAAGGGTGGATATTGACAGACAAAGCAAGGGCACTATGTTTTTTAGAGGATTGATGGAGGAAGTTACGAACTTGAGAGGGGATCATCGG gaTAGTGTTGATATCCTTCAGCTTTTGTTGAATGCTCACAGGGATACAGAAGTTAGTGATACAGAGCAGTTTCTTGAATATGAGGACAGCAAAGAGCATTGTAAAAAGAGAG GACTTTCAAAGGCAGAAGTGAATTCAAATTCCATCATGTTTATGATTGTTGGATACGAAACGACTGCTACAACATTAACGTTTGCTGCGTATTGCCTAGCAACAAATCCGAAATGTCAAGAAGAATTGATCATGGAAATTGATAAAACGATCGGACAG GCGACACCAGATTATGACAACATACAGAAGATGGAGTACTTGGATTGTATTATTAAAGAGACATTGCGCTTATATCCACCAGTCCCAAG GACAATGCGAGAAACTCAGCAGGTCATGGATATTGCAGGATACACGATACCCCCAAACACACCTATATCAATCCCCATATATGCTTTTCATCGAAGTCCAAAGTACTGGGAAGAACCCGAAGTATTCAATCCCGACAG gtttttggaaAAGAACAAGTCCAAGTTGACTCCAGGTACATTCCTTCCGTTTGGACTCGGGCCGAGGTCGTGTGTAGCCATGCGGTTAGCTTACATGGAAGCCAAATGTGCCATGATAAGAGTTCTACAAAAATACAAGTTCATACCATGTGAACAGACGGAG